A stretch of Aureispira sp. CCB-E DNA encodes these proteins:
- a CDS encoding RNA polymerase sigma factor, producing MDSTAFKVIYQHYADKLYYVCLRYLKNRPDACDALQEGFIQAYKKIPSFSGKGSFEGWLKKIIVNKCLEFLRSRKIYEELENSHIVEDFYEQSFEFDYPKGDENLQRVLLNAINQLSDGYRTIVNLVIIEGYSHKEVSELIGISVSTSRSQLVRARFQLKKYLTADQSVQIINNYYDRI from the coding sequence GTGGATAGTACCGCTTTCAAAGTAATTTATCAGCATTATGCTGATAAATTATACTACGTCTGCCTGCGATATCTCAAGAATAGACCAGACGCTTGTGATGCCTTGCAAGAGGGATTCATCCAAGCGTACAAGAAGATACCCTCATTTTCTGGCAAAGGATCCTTTGAGGGCTGGTTAAAAAAAATCATAGTAAATAAATGCTTAGAATTCTTACGAAGTCGGAAGATTTACGAAGAACTGGAAAATAGCCATATTGTAGAGGATTTTTATGAGCAATCCTTTGAATTTGATTATCCTAAAGGAGATGAAAATCTACAAAGAGTACTACTAAACGCAATTAATCAATTATCAGATGGCTATAGAACAATTGTGAATTTAGTCATTATTGAAGGCTATTCTCACAAAGAGGTTAGTGAATTAATTGGAATTAGCGTAAGTACTTCTAGGTCCCAATTGGTAAGGGCAAGGTTTCAGCTTAAAAAATATTTAACAGCAGATCAATCTGTTCAAATAATTAACAACTACTATGACAGAATTTGA